GTTGCAAGGGCTTCATTGATGATGGCATTACGGGCGGCTTCAATACCAAGAACCTGGGAGATCTCGTTGATGTTGTTGGTCCTCGTCCGTGAGGTATCAACTCCGCGGACAGCAAAGACATCCTTCAGGTTTGAACCCTCGGTGTAGAGAATGTACTCACCAGACTCTTTCCTGACCACTACACGCTCGATATCATCGATTCCCTGGACGATGACGTTCCGAACATGCTCCTTAAGTTGGAAGAGGTTCTGATAACTCCCACGATCCTTGGGAAGGAAGACAATGATCCCGTTTGCCTCGTCAATCTCATGATCAAAATCACGGTAGTGGCGACGCTCACGGATCTTCTTCGGTCCTGCCTCAAGGATCTCCTTTACTGATATTTTCCTCTTGTCACAGACCTGCTTGTTCAGGTGAACAACGATCTGCATCTTTGCCATATCAGTGGTGATATCACCAAACTCCTGAAGGGGAGCTGCTTCAATCTGCCATGAGACCTGTCTGGCCTTATCACGATCTGCAGCATACCCCTCTCGGAGGTAGATAGTCATCGTTGGCGTGGAGGGCTCCTTCCTGGCATCCATGATCTCTATGAGACGGGGAAGACCCAGGGTAACGTTGATCTCGGCTACTCCTGCGTAGTGGAAGGTACGCATGGTCATCTGGGTACCTGGCTCACCAATGGACTGTGCAGCCACAATCCCCACAGCTTCACATGGCTCAATTCGGGTATGTTTATACTCCTTGATTACCTGGGCCATGATAGCAGAGAACTGCTCATTAGAAATAATCCGGTTTGGAGCTTCAACACCCTCAGTCTCACGCTTGATGAGGATCTTTGCAAGAGCGGTGTTGGTTCGGTGCGGAAGATTGGGCTCCAGGATACTGAAAAATCGGTTATTGATTCTGGTGAGAGACTCTGGGTGTTCTAGAAGATCTTCAATCCGTGGAAGGTGATCACGGAGCAGTTCCCTGAACTTATCCTGCTGAAACCGGTCAAGCGCCTCAAACTGGGAGAGATCAACCCATTCAGGGATCTTCATCTCTTCAACAGGCTCTTCACGACGAACCGGGATATCACCTTTGCCGAGATCTGCAGGTAACGGATATGCCTGGACCAGCCAGTTCTCGAAATTACCCTGCTTCAACTGCTCAGTAAGGAAGACATTATACTGTTTCTGGGTGAGCCTGAAGTTCGGGTTCTCATCTTTCTTGAACTCTTTTATCTGTTCTTTCAGGAGTTTCTCAATCCGCTCAGGTATTTCAGGAATCTTCTCTACAGTCAGAATATGATCTGCGAAGAATTCCCTGATCTCTATAGCCTTCTTGTCCTGATTGGTGAGTTTGGTCTTACGGATCGGGGTGATTATGACTTCGCCTTCAACGACTGGAAGTATTTCATCAAGAACCTCACTCTCCGGTTCATGATCCTGCAGAGTCAGCTGGTAAAAGCGGTCATTGAGCCACTCATAGAACTTTTCTGCATGGATGAGATCCTCCATTCTGGCGATAAAAGCCTGGTCATCAAGAAGGGAATCCTCAACACCTTCTTCCTCCTTCATCACCCATTCGACCATCTCCATGAGGATTTCTCTGATATGGTCAGGGACATCCTCTGGAAACTTCCGTTTTACCCGGTGCTCCTCAAAATATTTCAGCACCGCCTTGGCAGCCTCGGATGAGATGTCGGGAAGTTCTCCCATCATTAGATCTCCTCCTTGAGGATGTTACCAACGATACCCTCGACATCTACAGGCTCACCAAATGAACTTTTCATCGGGTCGGTTGAATCTTCACCATACTCGATCTGGATGATACGACCTCCGGTTGTCCGGACTGACCCGTCGTATGCAACCTTGAGATCCTGCAATGCGTTGATCATACGTCGCTGGAGATAACCAGACTGTGAAGTACGGACTGCAGTATCCACAAGACCTTCACGACCTCCGATTGCATGGAAGAAGAATTCAGTCGGGTTAAGTCCGGACTTGTAACTGTTCATAACAAACCCGTGACCCATTGCTCCGCGTTCATTCTTCTTGAAATGGGGAAGGGTACGATCCTCATACCCTCGCATAATTCGCTCACCACGAACTGCCTGCTGTCCGACGCAACCTGCCATCTGAGTCAGGTTGAGCATCGAACCACGGGCCCCAGAAACAGCCATGACCACTGCTGAGTTTGAGAGACCAAGGTGACGACCTGCAATCTCACCAGTGTTATCACGAGCCTTTCCAAGCACCTGCATGATCTGCATTTCAAGGGTTTCTTCAGGAGTCCGGCCTGGCATTGGCTCAAGCTGACCCTCTTCGAAGATCTTGATCCTTCGATCCACATCTTCAGAAGCCTGGGCCAGTACCTCACGAATCTGACCATAATCACTCTTGGACAGGTCTTCATCATCAATGCCGAATGTAAACCCATCATGCATGATTGCACGGATTGAGAGCCTGGTTACATCATCAATGAACTGGGCTGCCCGGGCATATCCGTACTGCCTGATGATCCGGTGAAGGATTGCACCATCGAATGCACCGACGGCACGCTTATCGATAACACCAGATACAAGGTCACCGTCGCGGATCTGAACATATGCGTCACGGTCACACTCTACTTTCAGGCATTGTTCGCAGTTCTTACAGGAAGATGCCTGGAAGACCATGTTCATATCGCTCGGGAGAATCCTGGAGAAGACCTGCTTATTACTCCAGTAGTTAACTCCATTCTCTACCTTGCCAGGTTTTCCTAGGCGATCAACATTGTTATTTTTGAGAAGATCGATCGCCTCACTCTTGGTAAACCACCTGAGCTCATGAGTGAGCAGGAAAATCCCAGAGATGTGGTCATGGATTCCACCGATGATCGGACCACCGAAACGTGGAGAGAGAATATTTTCCTGCACACTTGCAAGCATTGCTGCTTCTGCCCGGGCCTCTTCGGTCTGCGGGATGTGCAGGTTCATCTCATCACCATCAAAATCTGCGTTATATGGTGGACAGACTGCAGGGTTGAGTCTGAATGTCTTCCCATCCATCAGTTTTACCCAGTGGGCCATGATGGACATCCGGTGAAGGGACGGCTGACGGTTGAAGAGCACAATGTCGCCATCACGAAGGTGACGCTCAACAATCCACCCGGGTTCAATCTGTTCAGAAACAAACTCAAGGTTCCCGTCTTCTGTTCCAGTCCCTTTCACAAGCCGGATACGCCGCTTGTCAGGCCTGATAACATAGTTGGCTCCGCACGGACTCTTCACCCAGGGTCTTTCAGGACCGATTTTGACGATCTGGCGAAGCTCATCTATGTTGTATATAGTAGCCTGAACAGGGATGGTCATCTCGTTGGCAATCTTTAGTGGAATACCTACTTCGTTGACCGAAAGGTTCGGACTTGGGGAAATGACAGTACGTGATGAAAAGTTGACACGCTTTCCAGACAAACTTCCACGAAAACGACCATCTTTTCCTTTGAGACGCTGGGAGAGGGTTTTGAGTGGCCGTCCTGACCGGTGACGTGCAGGCGGACATCCTGCAACTTCATTGTCCATGTACGTGGTGACATGGTATTGAAGCAGTTCCCACAGATCCTCAATGATCAGTTGTGGTGCTCCGGCATCCTGATTCTCTTTGAAACGCTGGTTGATACGGATGATATCCACAAGTTTGTGAGTCAGATCATCCTCTGAC
This DNA window, taken from Methanospirillum lacunae, encodes the following:
- the rpoA2 gene encoding DNA-directed RNA polymerase subunit A'' yields the protein MMGELPDISSEAAKAVLKYFEEHRVKRKFPEDVPDHIREILMEMVEWVMKEEEGVEDSLLDDQAFIARMEDLIHAEKFYEWLNDRFYQLTLQDHEPESEVLDEILPVVEGEVIITPIRKTKLTNQDKKAIEIREFFADHILTVEKIPEIPERIEKLLKEQIKEFKKDENPNFRLTQKQYNVFLTEQLKQGNFENWLVQAYPLPADLGKGDIPVRREEPVEEMKIPEWVDLSQFEALDRFQQDKFRELLRDHLPRIEDLLEHPESLTRINNRFFSILEPNLPHRTNTALAKILIKRETEGVEAPNRIISNEQFSAIMAQVIKEYKHTRIEPCEAVGIVAAQSIGEPGTQMTMRTFHYAGVAEINVTLGLPRLIEIMDARKEPSTPTMTIYLREGYAADRDKARQVSWQIEAAPLQEFGDITTDMAKMQIVVHLNKQVCDKRKISVKEILEAGPKKIRERRHYRDFDHEIDEANGIIVFLPKDRGSYQNLFQLKEHVRNVIVQGIDDIERVVVRKESGEYILYTEGSNLKDVFAVRGVDTSRTRTNNINEISQVLGIEAARNAIINEALATLGEQGIMVDVRHIMLVADMMCMEGEVKQIGRHGIAGEKESVLSRAAFEVTVNHLLDAAVAHEADVLCGVTENVIVGQPIQLGTGDVKLVVRQKV
- a CDS encoding DNA-directed RNA polymerase subunit A' gives rise to the protein MPSPKRIGRIEFGLLSPKEIRQMSVRKIIWADTYDDDGFPYPQGLMDLHLGVIDPGLRCKTCSQKAGECPGHFGHIELAKPVIHVGYTRLIRKLLRVTCRECGRLLLSPEEIEKIMGPEDESSGDSLSEKDVKKERICPHCGEQQLKINFEKPTTFAEVTTDDRGKKVENKLTPADIRARLEKIPDEDLIHLGIEPSVARPEWTILTVLPVPPVTMRPSIILENGQRSEDDLTHKLVDIIRINQRFKENQDAGAPQLIIEDLWELLQYHVTTYMDNEVAGCPPARHRSGRPLKTLSQRLKGKDGRFRGSLSGKRVNFSSRTVISPSPNLSVNEVGIPLKIANEMTIPVQATIYNIDELRQIVKIGPERPWVKSPCGANYVIRPDKRRIRLVKGTGTEDGNLEFVSEQIEPGWIVERHLRDGDIVLFNRQPSLHRMSIMAHWVKLMDGKTFRLNPAVCPPYNADFDGDEMNLHIPQTEEARAEAAMLASVQENILSPRFGGPIIGGIHDHISGIFLLTHELRWFTKSEAIDLLKNNNVDRLGKPGKVENGVNYWSNKQVFSRILPSDMNMVFQASSCKNCEQCLKVECDRDAYVQIRDGDLVSGVIDKRAVGAFDGAILHRIIRQYGYARAAQFIDDVTRLSIRAIMHDGFTFGIDDEDLSKSDYGQIREVLAQASEDVDRRIKIFEEGQLEPMPGRTPEETLEMQIMQVLGKARDNTGEIAGRHLGLSNSAVVMAVSGARGSMLNLTQMAGCVGQQAVRGERIMRGYEDRTLPHFKKNERGAMGHGFVMNSYKSGLNPTEFFFHAIGGREGLVDTAVRTSQSGYLQRRMINALQDLKVAYDGSVRTTGGRIIQIEYGEDSTDPMKSSFGEPVDVEGIVGNILKEEI